The following are encoded together in the Planctomycetota bacterium genome:
- the pilM gene encoding pilus assembly protein PilM, which yields MSTEPTKSKLSFALDGAELLQRARALVQSGVTPLPMGLDVGRTDVRLMQVETPGMRVAVGAAGRRRLGSLASAPDGLLTGEACDAIKDLMRGGGFRGKQIVAAIPENICRIKTLRVPAGDDASVFNATVEQIESLFPDMDGVVELRCIAGGEVHQRLRVDQQKKVEPLCEVMALAAERTAVEAYVEQLHGLGLHVAGLDFEPVALFRGIERFFRRREDEREVHVLIDLGEVGTQLVIGQGRRLGFYKKLDIGDADLNRAAADKLGITLDEASALRRRVGDPNPERPVSEDVRRAVIDATRPTIEKLGNEIGLCLRYWSVTFRGHRPVRVCLTGRGAEQKPVHELLGTSLGVPVEAARPLQNVQCDRMRHLERHDHFGEWAVALGLALSKAGGPFHGMVGPTRLEQAEAARIADEAEAREADNQLSLPEGAMQFREAA from the coding sequence ATGAGCACCGAGCCGACCAAATCGAAACTGTCGTTCGCTCTTGATGGAGCCGAGCTACTGCAACGGGCCCGCGCGCTCGTTCAGTCGGGCGTGACGCCTTTGCCGATGGGGCTGGACGTCGGGCGCACCGACGTGCGGCTCATGCAGGTCGAGACGCCGGGCATGCGTGTCGCGGTCGGTGCGGCCGGCCGGCGTCGGCTCGGATCGCTCGCCTCGGCACCCGATGGCCTGCTCACCGGCGAGGCGTGCGATGCCATCAAGGATCTCATGCGTGGCGGCGGCTTTCGCGGCAAGCAGATCGTCGCGGCGATTCCCGAGAACATTTGCCGGATCAAAACACTCCGCGTTCCCGCCGGTGACGATGCGTCGGTCTTCAACGCGACCGTCGAGCAGATCGAGTCGCTGTTTCCCGACATGGACGGCGTCGTCGAGCTGCGGTGCATCGCCGGCGGCGAGGTCCACCAACGGCTACGCGTCGACCAGCAAAAGAAGGTCGAGCCGTTGTGCGAAGTGATGGCGCTGGCCGCCGAACGTACGGCCGTGGAGGCGTACGTCGAACAACTGCACGGGCTCGGGCTGCACGTCGCGGGGTTGGACTTCGAGCCGGTCGCGCTCTTCCGTGGCATCGAACGGTTCTTCCGCCGCCGCGAGGACGAGCGCGAAGTCCACGTCTTGATCGACCTGGGCGAAGTCGGCACGCAGTTGGTCATCGGGCAGGGGCGACGGCTTGGCTTCTACAAGAAACTCGACATCGGCGACGCCGACCTGAACCGTGCCGCCGCCGACAAGCTCGGCATCACGCTCGACGAGGCGTCCGCCCTGCGGCGTCGTGTCGGTGACCCGAACCCCGAGCGACCGGTGTCCGAGGATGTGCGTCGCGCCGTCATCGACGCGACCCGGCCGACGATCGAGAAACTCGGCAACGAGATCGGCCTATGCTTGCGGTACTGGTCGGTGACGTTCCGCGGGCACCGTCCGGTGCGTGTGTGTCTGACGGGCCGGGGCGCGGAGCAGAAGCCGGTGCATGAACTGCTCGGCACGTCGCTGGGTGTTCCCGTCGAAGCTGCACGCCCGCTGCAGAACGTGCAATGCGACCGTATGCGGCACCTGGAGCGGCACGATCACTTCGGCGAATGGGCGGTCGCGTTGGGCTTGGCGTTGAGCAAGGCGGGCGGCCCGTTCCACGGCATGGTCGGCCCGACGCGTCTGGAGCAGGCCGAAGCCGCCCGGATCGCCGACGAAGCCGAAGCTCGTGAGGCGGACAATCAGTTAAGCCTCCCCGAAGGCGCGATGCAATTCCGGGAGGCGGCATGA
- a CDS encoding hydantoinase/oxoprolinase family protein, translating to MEADHSRPFQDSRESSGLRVGCDVGGTFTDTVAFDGTMLHCVKRPSTPPDFQGGILETLKALPWGRIDMVHGSTVATNALLTRFGEPAALVTNAGFTDVLEIARQDRPDLYALHPAKPDPITPRVHCHGLDCRIAADGAVLRELTDDECNRVVAAIKQSGLQSVAVCLLFSFVDPTHERRFAEIARNAGLDVTLSSDVLPEFREYERATTTAINAQLGPVVRRYLDGLSQELPHHVDDCRVLHGGGGTVPIADAHLHAARLVLSGPAGGVAAAAYIAARHGHRDCVAYDMGGTSTDVTLITDGKPTLTTEHHVAGLPIALPMYDIHTIGAGGGSIAYRDVGGALRVGPKSAGAFPGPACYHHGGVLPTVTDANVYLGRIPADTKLGGTMELHPPLAEKVIDQLADELGLSSTETALGICRIAEAHMSRAIRAVTAARSVDPRGLALVSFGGAGGLHACGLAESLGMSTVLVPPMAGVLSALGMLVTPRVAERSRTVLHLKDVLDDDRLYAEFGTLNADAMDELPAEQTATIEASAEVRYVGQSHTVPIVVKTPTIDAVAAEFSRRYAERFGKALDRAIEVVTLRLRRVGPVLEVALAKPTEDLRRDEVDVEGQAVPRLNRTAADGVDGPALIVDNEATIWVPRGWHITLLDDGTLRVTQ from the coding sequence ATGGAAGCGGACCATTCACGGCCATTTCAGGACTCACGGGAATCGTCCGGGCTACGCGTCGGGTGCGACGTGGGCGGGACGTTCACCGACACCGTCGCGTTCGATGGAACCATGCTGCATTGCGTGAAAAGGCCCAGCACGCCGCCAGATTTTCAGGGCGGGATTCTCGAAACGCTCAAGGCGTTGCCTTGGGGGCGGATCGACATGGTCCACGGCAGCACGGTCGCGACCAACGCACTTTTGACCCGTTTCGGTGAGCCGGCCGCGTTGGTGACCAATGCCGGATTTACCGACGTCCTCGAGATCGCCCGGCAGGATCGGCCAGACTTGTACGCACTGCACCCGGCCAAGCCCGACCCCATCACCCCACGGGTGCATTGTCACGGCCTCGACTGTCGCATCGCCGCGGACGGGGCGGTGCTGCGTGAGCTAACCGACGACGAGTGCAATCGCGTCGTCGCGGCGATCAAGCAGAGCGGGTTGCAGAGTGTGGCGGTTTGCCTGCTGTTCAGCTTCGTCGATCCGACGCACGAACGACGCTTCGCCGAGATCGCGCGAAACGCCGGCCTCGACGTCACGCTCAGCAGCGATGTGCTGCCTGAGTTTCGCGAGTACGAACGGGCCACCACGACGGCGATCAACGCCCAACTCGGCCCGGTCGTTCGGCGGTATCTCGACGGGCTGAGCCAGGAACTGCCGCATCATGTTGACGACTGCCGTGTCTTGCACGGCGGTGGGGGGACGGTGCCGATCGCCGACGCGCATCTGCATGCCGCGCGGCTCGTTCTGAGCGGACCCGCCGGCGGGGTGGCTGCCGCGGCGTACATCGCCGCTCGCCACGGTCATCGCGATTGCGTCGCCTACGACATGGGCGGTACCTCGACGGACGTCACGCTCATCACCGACGGCAAGCCGACGCTCACGACCGAGCATCACGTCGCCGGCCTGCCGATCGCGTTGCCGATGTACGACATTCACACCATCGGTGCCGGCGGCGGGTCGATCGCCTACCGCGACGTCGGCGGCGCGCTGCGGGTTGGCCCCAAGTCGGCCGGCGCGTTCCCCGGCCCGGCGTGCTACCACCACGGCGGCGTCCTGCCCACCGTTACCGACGCCAACGTTTATCTCGGCCGCATCCCCGCCGACACCAAGCTAGGCGGCACGATGGAACTCCACCCGCCGCTGGCCGAGAAGGTCATCGACCAGCTCGCGGATGAACTCGGCTTGTCGTCGACCGAGACGGCGCTGGGGATCTGTCGCATCGCCGAGGCGCACATGAGCCGGGCGATCCGCGCCGTCACCGCGGCACGGAGCGTCGATCCGCGGGGATTGGCGTTGGTGAGCTTTGGCGGGGCGGGCGGATTGCATGCGTGCGGCTTGGCCGAGTCGCTGGGGATGTCGACGGTGTTGGTGCCGCCGATGGCGGGGGTGCTCAGTGCGTTGGGCATGCTCGTGACGCCGCGCGTCGCCGAGCGATCTCGGACGGTGCTGCACCTGAAGGACGTGCTCGACGACGACCGCTTGTACGCGGAGTTCGGCACGCTCAACGCCGACGCGATGGACGAGTTGCCGGCCGAGCAGACCGCGACGATCGAGGCGTCGGCGGAGGTGCGTTACGTCGGGCAAAGCCACACGGTACCGATCGTCGTCAAGACGCCGACGATCGACGCGGTGGCCGCCGAGTTCAGTCGCCGCTACGCCGAGCGATTCGGCAAGGCGTTGGATCGAGCGATCGAAGTGGTGACACTGCGTTTGCGCCGGGTCGGCCCGGTGCTGGAGGTCGCACTGGCCAAGCCGACCGAAGACCTGCGGCGTGACGAGGTGGACGTGGAGGGGCAAGCCGTGCCACGGCTCAACCGCACCGCCGCCGACGGTGTCGATGGCCCGGCGTTGATCGTCGACAACGAAGCAACGATCTGGGTGCCGCGAGGCTGGCATATCACCTTGCTCGACGACGGCACACTTCGTGTTACTCAGTAG
- a CDS encoding M20/M25/M40 family metallo-hydrolase, whose amino-acid sequence MMIRKSAYAALLLVLGCQAAPTVTEQATTRSATVADMAPDTAAAIAELEAQIKADVYWLADEERGGRGLNTDGIEESAQFAALRFAQLGLEPAGEVGYFDTFTLNAGNTLIEDETELAFGDTQLTANEDYVPYGWSKMGAFEGNLAFGGYSISAERRGYDDYDDADVEGKVVLALRYEPHDEEGASLFLNDNEQRQMGRNFTRESELFRKARAAEAAGASALLIVNPPMHHEGKNPVDRFSSRGGRARVGIPVMQVSPETAGKLLAAAELPTLTELQTSIDSTGKPNTLVGEPVTVAGRWNAESETIIEKNVVAMMRGEGPLADEYIVVGGHYDHLGKGEYGSRSGTGPVHYGADDNASGTAAVMAIAELLAEQGNPEGRSVYFVLFSAEEIGLIGSREWVEDAPVEHDDIVAMLNYDMLGRPEDRTLRIGGVGTTQLFESMLDEAIPAAEIDWVDTGSSMDGRSDHAPFDRAGIPAMFFFGSLHDDYHTERDTPDKLDYDFLARASYASFEILEELRSTTDTLDYRDREQRMADSGQTPSGPQRDPGERRVRLGITPDMSAYSDSEEKGLLVAGVSDNTPAQRASLAQGDRILKLGEHDIADINDLQFALEDSEPGKTYPLHIKRGDELKQLSVTFDGTEVN is encoded by the coding sequence ATGATGATACGTAAATCGGCCTATGCGGCGTTACTCCTCGTGCTCGGCTGTCAGGCCGCACCGACGGTCACGGAACAAGCGACCACCCGCTCCGCGACCGTCGCGGACATGGCTCCCGACACGGCGGCGGCGATCGCGGAACTCGAAGCCCAGATAAAGGCCGATGTCTACTGGCTCGCCGACGAGGAGCGCGGGGGTCGCGGGCTCAACACCGACGGCATCGAAGAATCGGCCCAGTTCGCCGCACTTCGCTTTGCCCAGCTCGGTCTCGAACCCGCGGGCGAAGTCGGCTATTTCGACACCTTCACGCTCAACGCCGGCAACACGCTCATCGAGGACGAGACCGAACTCGCCTTCGGCGATACCCAACTTACCGCCAATGAAGACTACGTTCCGTATGGCTGGTCGAAGATGGGCGCATTCGAAGGTAACCTCGCGTTCGGCGGCTACAGCATCTCCGCCGAGCGGCGCGGCTACGACGACTACGACGATGCCGACGTGGAAGGCAAGGTCGTGCTCGCGTTGCGCTACGAGCCGCACGACGAAGAGGGAGCGAGCCTGTTCCTCAACGACAACGAGCAGCGACAAATGGGCCGCAACTTCACGCGTGAGTCGGAGCTGTTCCGAAAGGCCCGGGCCGCCGAAGCCGCAGGCGCGTCGGCGTTGCTGATCGTGAACCCGCCGATGCACCACGAAGGCAAGAACCCGGTCGATCGCTTCAGCAGTCGCGGCGGCCGGGCACGGGTCGGCATCCCGGTGATGCAAGTCTCGCCCGAGACCGCCGGCAAGCTCCTCGCCGCCGCCGAGTTGCCCACGCTCACCGAGCTGCAGACCTCCATCGACAGCACGGGCAAGCCGAACACACTCGTCGGAGAGCCGGTCACGGTTGCCGGCCGATGGAACGCCGAGTCGGAGACGATCATCGAGAAGAACGTCGTGGCCATGATGCGCGGCGAGGGGCCGTTAGCCGACGAGTACATCGTCGTCGGCGGGCACTACGACCACCTCGGCAAAGGCGAGTACGGCAGCCGAAGCGGAACTGGGCCCGTCCACTACGGTGCCGACGACAACGCCAGTGGGACTGCCGCAGTGATGGCGATCGCGGAGCTGCTGGCCGAACAGGGTAACCCCGAAGGCCGCTCGGTTTACTTCGTGCTCTTCAGCGCCGAGGAGATCGGACTCATCGGCAGTCGCGAGTGGGTCGAAGACGCGCCCGTCGAGCACGACGACATCGTCGCGATGCTCAACTACGACATGCTCGGTCGGCCTGAAGATCGCACCCTCCGCATCGGCGGCGTGGGAACCACGCAGCTCTTCGAGAGCATGCTCGACGAGGCCATCCCGGCGGCCGAGATCGACTGGGTCGACACCGGGTCGAGCATGGACGGCCGCTCGGACCACGCCCCGTTCGATCGGGCGGGCATCCCGGCGATGTTCTTTTTCGGCTCACTGCACGACGACTACCACACAGAGCGCGACACGCCCGACAAACTCGACTACGACTTCCTGGCCCGCGCCAGCTACGCCAGCTTCGAGATCCTCGAAGAGCTGCGTTCCACCACCGATACGCTGGACTATCGCGACCGCGAACAACGGATGGCCGACAGCGGCCAGACGCCCAGCGGCCCGCAGCGTGATCCCGGCGAGCGGCGGGTGCGTCTGGGCATTACGCCGGACATGTCCGCCTACAGCGACAGCGAAGAGAAGGGCCTGCTTGTGGCCGGGGTCTCCGACAACACCCCCGCTCAGCGGGCCAGCCTTGCCCAAGGCGACCGCATTCTCAAACTCGGCGAGCACGACATCGCCGACATCAACGACCTCCAGTTCGCGCTCGAGGACTCCGAGCCGGGCAAGACCTATCCGCTACACATCAAGCGTGGCGATGAACTCAAGCAGCTCTCGGTCACTTTCGATGGCACGGAGGTGAACTGA
- a CDS encoding CbiX/SirB N-terminal domain-containing protein: MSDVTGVILVDHGSRRAQSNEMLEEVARLFGSRFADDYGIVEPAHMELAMPDIEAAYARCVERGANKIVVLPYFLGHGKHFTKDIPSLTNQASAKFPGTRYQIAEPLGIDDLILELLKKRIEADDQPTIDAGGDDPRLAEIEPSKKRIQCATCPFQLHRDGSVTVKPDRGVDVETALGVVD, encoded by the coding sequence ATGAGCGACGTCACCGGCGTCATCCTCGTCGACCACGGCAGCCGGCGCGCGCAGAGCAACGAGATGCTCGAAGAAGTCGCCCGCCTCTTCGGTTCGCGGTTCGCCGACGACTACGGCATCGTCGAGCCGGCCCACATGGAACTGGCGATGCCCGACATCGAGGCGGCCTACGCCAGGTGCGTCGAGCGGGGCGCGAACAAGATCGTCGTGCTCCCCTACTTCCTCGGCCACGGCAAGCACTTCACCAAGGACATCCCGTCGCTGACCAACCAAGCCTCGGCGAAGTTCCCGGGCACCCGCTACCAAATCGCCGAGCCGCTCGGCATTGATGATTTGATCCTGGAATTGCTCAAGAAGCGTATCGAGGCCGACGACCAACCGACGATCGACGCCGGCGGCGACGACCCGCGTCTGGCCGAGATCGAGCCGAGCAAGAAACGCATCCAGTGCGCGACTTGCCCCTTCCAGCTTCACCGCGACGGCAGCGTCACGGTCAAGCCCGACCGCGGCGTCGACGTCGAGACGGCGTTGGGCGTGGTAGACTGA